In Calothrix sp. PCC 7507, one DNA window encodes the following:
- a CDS encoding alpha/beta fold hydrolase gives MTTSTNTFTSPKTWIWQGFPISYQTQGTTGPAVVLVHGFGASWWHWRQNIPVLAENCRVYALDLIGFGSSSKPQPGGKIAYTLETWGQQVADFCREVVNEPAFLVGNSIGCIVAMQAVVSNPDIALGVALLNCSLRLLHDRKRSTLPWSRRFGAPFLQRLLSIKPVGEFFFNQVAKPKTVRKILLQAYADSATVTDELVDILTAPASDPGAAAVFLAFTAYSTGPLPEDLLPLLPCPAIILWGTADPWEPVDLGREFANYPQVQKFIPLEGVGHCPQDEAPELVNPILQDWIWERSAVLKSIQLEA, from the coding sequence ATGACAACTTCTACAAACACATTTACCTCACCCAAAACTTGGATTTGGCAAGGATTTCCCATCAGCTATCAGACCCAAGGAACCACTGGGCCAGCTGTTGTCCTCGTACATGGTTTTGGAGCTTCGTGGTGGCACTGGCGGCAAAATATACCTGTGCTAGCAGAGAATTGTCGTGTTTACGCTCTTGACTTAATTGGTTTTGGTAGTTCATCTAAACCTCAACCAGGGGGAAAAATTGCTTACACACTAGAAACTTGGGGACAGCAAGTAGCAGATTTTTGCCGGGAAGTGGTGAATGAACCAGCTTTTTTAGTGGGAAACTCTATCGGTTGTATTGTAGCTATGCAAGCAGTAGTGAGCAATCCTGATATTGCCTTGGGTGTTGCTTTGCTAAATTGTTCTCTAAGGCTGTTACACGATCGCAAAAGATCAACTTTACCCTGGTCGCGTCGTTTTGGCGCACCCTTCTTACAACGTTTATTATCTATAAAACCAGTTGGCGAGTTCTTTTTCAATCAAGTCGCCAAGCCAAAAACTGTGCGGAAGATTCTACTGCAAGCCTATGCTGATTCGGCAACGGTGACAGACGAATTAGTAGATATACTGACTGCACCAGCAAGTGATCCGGGTGCTGCTGCAGTGTTCTTGGCGTTCACCGCTTATTCAACAGGGCCTCTACCTGAAGACCTTTTACCTTTGCTACCTTGTCCAGCAATTATTTTATGGGGTACAGCTGACCCTTGGGAACCAGTGGATTTGGGGAGAGAGTTTGCGAATTACCCGCAAGTGCAAAAGTTTATCCCCTTAGAAGGAGTGGGACATTGTCCACAAGATGAAGCTCCTGAGTTAGTTAATCCGATTTTACAGGACTGGATATGGGAGCGATCGGCAGTATTAAAATCTATACAGCTAGAGGCATAA
- a CDS encoding thioredoxin family protein, whose protein sequence is MTILEAIDTPIGSYAPDFELPGIDDQVHHLSRYLNKFRAVGVVSMCNHCPYVELYLDRLKNIQAEFIQSGFTIIGLNASEATGDARLSLANLKAFSQRHNLNFPYLWDPTQDVTRSFGARKTPMAFLIDGNGIVRYKGQIDDRPHNPLAVGEDYLRNAIASLFKDEEIRQPETPIVGTSLIWRD, encoded by the coding sequence ATGACCATACTAGAAGCAATTGATACTCCTATTGGCAGCTATGCACCAGACTTTGAACTGCCAGGAATTGACGATCAAGTACACCATCTCAGCCGTTACCTAAATAAATTTCGTGCAGTTGGTGTCGTTTCTATGTGCAACCACTGTCCTTATGTAGAGTTGTATCTAGACAGACTAAAAAATATTCAGGCAGAATTTATTCAAAGCGGTTTTACGATAATTGGACTTAATGCCAGTGAAGCTACTGGAGATGCTAGATTAAGCTTGGCAAACTTGAAAGCTTTTTCTCAACGTCACAATTTGAATTTTCCTTATCTGTGGGACCCAACTCAAGATGTGACCCGGAGTTTTGGTGCTAGGAAAACACCAATGGCTTTCTTAATAGATGGAAACGGTATAGTTCGCTATAAAGGTCAGATTGACGATCGCCCCCACAACCCATTAGCTGTGGGAGAGGACTATCTCAGAAATGCGATCGCCTCTCTGTTTAAAGATGAAGAAATTCGTCAGCCGGAAACTCCAATAGTCGGTACTTCATTGATCTGGCGTGACTAG
- the pyrH gene encoding UMP kinase, producing MGTNYRRVLLKLSGEALMGNMGYGIDPEVVKEIAEEVGEVVATGVQLAIVVGGGNIFRGVKAASAGMDRATADYIGMIATVMNAMTLQDSLERIGVQTRMQSAIAMQELAEPYIRRRAIRHLEKGRVVIFGAGSGNPFFTTDTAAALRAAEIDAEVIFKATKVDGVYDADPHIYPDAKRYTSLTYAHVLAKDLRVMDSTAIALCKENNIPILVFDLTVRGNIHRAVLGESIGTLVGGSCEIS from the coding sequence ATGGGAACGAATTACCGACGGGTTTTACTCAAACTGAGCGGTGAAGCCTTAATGGGCAACATGGGCTATGGCATTGATCCAGAGGTGGTAAAAGAAATAGCCGAAGAAGTAGGAGAGGTGGTAGCCACTGGCGTTCAACTCGCCATTGTCGTTGGCGGCGGCAATATTTTTCGTGGCGTCAAAGCGGCGTCGGCGGGGATGGACAGGGCAACCGCTGACTACATCGGCATGATTGCCACGGTAATGAACGCCATGACGCTACAAGATTCGCTGGAACGAATAGGCGTACAGACGCGGATGCAGAGTGCGATCGCTATGCAAGAATTAGCGGAACCATATATTCGTCGTCGTGCCATCCGTCACCTAGAAAAAGGACGGGTGGTAATTTTTGGTGCTGGTTCGGGAAATCCCTTCTTTACTACTGATACCGCTGCAGCCTTAAGAGCCGCAGAAATTGATGCTGAAGTGATTTTCAAAGCCACCAAGGTAGACGGAGTTTACGATGCGGACCCCCATATCTATCCTGACGCCAAACGTTACACTAGTCTCACTTACGCGCATGTGTTGGCTAAAGATTTACGGGTAATGGATAGCACTGCAATTGCCTTGTGTAAAGAAAATAACATTCCCATTCTTGTATTTGACTTAACGGTGCGAGGTAACATCCACCGTGCAGTCCTGGGAGAATCCATCGGTACCCTTGTGGGAGGTTCTTGTGAAATTAGCTGA